A region of Jannaschia sp. W003 DNA encodes the following proteins:
- a CDS encoding MATE family efflux transporter, with product MPDATRDLNHGPVWRALLSVSGPMAFGIFAVISVGLVDAFFLGRVGPDALAAVGFVYPVTMAITSLSIGLSAGANAAISQAIGRGDGRDDVIRRGLHALGIGTALAGGAGALFWMVDGTLLGLMGAEGAVLEAALQYTPVWAAAFPFLVGMMLCNAVFRAHGSGVRSAAVMVFSAVVNIALTPTLILGWGPAPELGVAGAAWSTLIAYVAAFALAGALALRAGLLRPCGAMLHGLGASARALLAVGGPAALSNAIRPAGMAAVTAAVATLGASYVAGFGAAGRVQGLAAVPLLALSAGIGPVVGQAWGAGNAARAATALRLSCGFALAYGLALALALFLGAPWIAGLFSDEAETTRAAALYLRVVGWSMFGFGFLVIGNAALNAMSRAGYAMALSVARVLGVYLPLAWLGAVTVGYGGILAAAVAGNLFAALAVLVAARAAGLRVLDVGPVRALAARLPRSRLEVA from the coding sequence ATGCCCGACGCCACGCGCGACCTGAACCACGGCCCCGTCTGGCGCGCGTTGCTGAGCGTCTCCGGCCCCATGGCCTTCGGCATCTTCGCGGTGATCTCCGTGGGCCTCGTGGACGCCTTCTTCCTCGGCCGCGTCGGCCCCGACGCGCTGGCCGCCGTGGGCTTCGTCTATCCCGTCACCATGGCGATCACGTCGCTCTCGATCGGCCTCTCGGCGGGCGCCAATGCGGCGATCTCGCAGGCCATCGGGCGGGGCGACGGGCGGGACGACGTGATCCGCCGCGGCCTCCACGCGCTGGGCATCGGCACCGCTCTGGCAGGCGGGGCGGGCGCGCTGTTCTGGATGGTGGACGGCACCCTGCTCGGGCTGATGGGGGCGGAAGGTGCCGTGCTGGAGGCGGCGCTCCAGTACACCCCCGTCTGGGCGGCGGCCTTCCCGTTCCTCGTGGGCATGATGCTCTGCAACGCGGTGTTCCGCGCCCACGGCAGCGGGGTGCGCTCGGCCGCCGTGATGGTGTTCTCGGCGGTCGTGAACATCGCGCTGACGCCGACGCTGATCCTCGGCTGGGGCCCCGCGCCCGAGCTGGGCGTGGCCGGCGCCGCCTGGTCCACGCTGATCGCCTACGTCGCCGCCTTCGCGCTGGCCGGCGCGCTGGCGCTGCGGGCCGGACTGCTGCGGCCCTGCGGCGCGATGCTGCACGGGCTTGGCGCCTCGGCCCGCGCGCTGCTGGCGGTCGGCGGCCCGGCCGCGCTCTCGAACGCGATCCGTCCCGCGGGCATGGCCGCCGTCACGGCCGCCGTCGCCACGCTGGGGGCCAGCTACGTCGCCGGCTTCGGCGCGGCGGGGCGGGTGCAGGGCTTGGCCGCCGTGCCGCTGCTGGCCCTCTCCGCCGGGATCGGTCCGGTGGTGGGGCAGGCGTGGGGCGCGGGGAACGCGGCGCGGGCCGCCACCGCGCTGCGGCTCTCCTGCGGCTTCGCGCTCGCCTACGGGCTGGCGCTGGCGCTGGCGCTCTTCCTCGGGGCGCCGTGGATCGCGGGGCTGTTCTCGGACGAGGCGGAGACGACGCGGGCGGCGGCGCTCTACCTTCGGGTCGTGGGCTGGTCGATGTTCGGCTTCGGCTTCCTCGTGATCGGCAACGCCGCGCTCAACGCCATGAGCCGGGCCGGCTACGCCATGGCGCTGTCGGTGGCGCGGGTGCTCGGCGTCTACCTGCCGCTGGCCTGGCTGGGCGCCGTGACCGTGGGCTATGGGGGCATCCTGGCAGCGGCGGTGGCGGGCAACCTCTTCGCCGCGCTCGCGGTCCTCGTGGCCGCCCGCGCGGCGGGGCTGCGGGTGCTGGACGTGGGCCCCGTGCGCGCGCTCGCGGCGCGCCTGCCGCGCAGCCGCCTGGAGGTGGCCTAG
- a CDS encoding NAD(P)-dependent oxidoreductase, whose translation MAGNPMLKFVTLHREMPEKRDAQNRKADFGEIYREFAAERAAAQASRCSQCGVPYCQTHCPLHNNIPDWLRLTAEGRLREAYDISQLTNTFPEICGRICPQDRLCEGNCVIEQSGHGTVTIGAVEKYITDTAWEEGWVEPPAPAEERPESVGIVGAGPGGLAAADMLRRAGVQVTVYDRYDRAGGLLSYGIPGFKLEKEVVERRNRQLEEGGVAFELGCEVGRDVTFAELRERHDALVIATGVYKSRELEHPHADAQGVVKAIDYLTVSSKKYFGDQVDEFDSGEMNAEGKRVVVIGGGDTAMDCVRTAIRQGATSVKCLYRRDRANMPGSQREVGNAEEEGVEFVWLTAPGGFETHGMTPDAEVRQIGPEGQGSGVRPGPATGPVRGVSVQRMKLGEPDATGRQRPEVMEGADYLEEADLVIKALGFEPEDLPTLWEQPELEVTRWGTVKADFRTHATALDGVYAVGDIVRGASLVVWAIRDGRECAEAILERFDLATVEARTMATATVAAE comes from the coding sequence ATGGCCGGCAATCCGATGCTCAAGTTCGTCACGCTCCATCGGGAGATGCCCGAGAAGCGGGACGCCCAGAACCGCAAGGCCGACTTCGGCGAGATCTACCGCGAGTTCGCCGCGGAACGCGCCGCCGCGCAAGCCTCGCGCTGCTCGCAGTGCGGCGTGCCCTACTGCCAGACCCACTGCCCGCTGCACAACAACATCCCCGACTGGCTGCGCCTCACCGCCGAAGGGCGCCTGCGCGAGGCCTACGACATCAGCCAGCTCACCAACACGTTCCCCGAGATCTGCGGCCGCATCTGCCCCCAGGACCGCCTGTGCGAGGGCAACTGCGTGATCGAGCAGTCGGGCCACGGCACCGTGACCATCGGCGCCGTCGAGAAGTACATCACCGACACCGCCTGGGAGGAGGGCTGGGTCGAGCCGCCCGCGCCCGCCGAGGAGCGCCCCGAGAGCGTGGGCATCGTCGGCGCGGGCCCCGGCGGGCTGGCCGCCGCCGACATGCTGCGCCGGGCGGGCGTGCAGGTCACCGTCTACGACCGCTACGACCGCGCGGGGGGCCTCCTGAGCTACGGCATCCCCGGCTTCAAGCTGGAGAAGGAGGTGGTCGAGCGCCGCAACCGCCAGCTCGAGGAGGGCGGCGTCGCCTTCGAGCTGGGCTGCGAGGTGGGCCGGGACGTCACCTTCGCGGAGCTGCGCGAGCGGCACGACGCGCTGGTCATCGCCACCGGCGTCTACAAGTCGCGCGAGCTGGAGCATCCCCACGCGGATGCGCAAGGCGTGGTGAAGGCGATCGACTATCTGACCGTCTCGTCGAAGAAATACTTCGGCGACCAGGTGGACGAGTTCGACTCCGGCGAGATGAACGCCGAAGGCAAGCGCGTGGTGGTGATCGGCGGCGGCGACACCGCGATGGACTGCGTGCGGACCGCGATCCGACAGGGCGCGACCTCGGTGAAGTGCCTCTATCGGCGCGACCGGGCCAACATGCCGGGGAGCCAACGCGAGGTTGGCAACGCCGAGGAGGAGGGCGTCGAGTTCGTGTGGCTGACCGCGCCCGGCGGCTTCGAGACCCACGGCATGACGCCCGACGCGGAGGTGCGCCAGATCGGCCCCGAGGGGCAGGGCAGCGGCGTGCGCCCCGGCCCCGCGACCGGCCCCGTGCGCGGCGTGAGCGTGCAGCGCATGAAGCTGGGCGAGCCGGATGCGACGGGCCGCCAGCGCCCCGAGGTGATGGAGGGTGCCGACTACCTGGAGGAGGCGGACCTCGTCATCAAGGCACTGGGCTTCGAGCCCGAGGACCTGCCCACGCTCTGGGAGCAGCCCGAGCTGGAGGTGACGCGCTGGGGCACCGTGAAGGCCGACTTCCGCACCCACGCGACTGCCCTCGATGGGGTCTACGCGGTGGGCGACATCGTGCGCGGCGCCTCGCTGGTGGTCTGGGCCATCCGCGACGGGCGCGAGTGCGCCGAGGCCATCCTCGAGCGCTTCGACCTGGCGACGGTCGAGGCCCGGACGATGGCGACCGCGACAGTGGCCGCGGAGTGA
- the mtgA gene encoding monofunctional biosynthetic peptidoglycan transglycosylase — MATKAKKRAPRARGGVRAGVARLRRWAVRLVLGAAALVLLWVLAYRWIDPPTTPHAVSEGLRLGRLERTWVDMEQIAPVMARAAVAAEDANFCRHWGFDVDAIRDAIEDGGGRGASTISQQVVKNAFLWQGRSWPRKALETALTPVMEAMWPKRRILEVYLNIAEMGVGVFGVEAAARHHFGKAARDLSAREAARLAAILPSPRTRDPAAPTPASRRRAVMIEDGAATIRADGRAACFED, encoded by the coding sequence ATGGCGACGAAGGCGAAGAAGCGTGCCCCGCGGGCGCGGGGCGGCGTGCGCGCCGGGGTGGCCCGGCTGCGGCGCTGGGCGGTGCGGCTGGTGCTGGGCGCGGCGGCGCTCGTGCTGCTGTGGGTGCTGGCCTACCGCTGGATCGACCCGCCCACCACGCCCCACGCCGTGTCCGAGGGGCTGCGGCTGGGCCGGCTGGAGCGGACCTGGGTGGACATGGAGCAGATCGCCCCCGTCATGGCGCGCGCCGCGGTGGCGGCCGAGGACGCCAACTTCTGCCGCCACTGGGGCTTCGATGTGGACGCGATCCGGGATGCCATCGAGGACGGCGGCGGGCGCGGCGCCTCGACGATCTCTCAGCAGGTGGTGAAGAACGCCTTCCTCTGGCAGGGCCGCTCCTGGCCGCGCAAGGCGCTGGAGACGGCGCTGACCCCGGTGATGGAGGCCATGTGGCCCAAGCGGCGCATCCTGGAGGTCTACCTCAACATCGCCGAGATGGGCGTGGGCGTGTTTGGCGTGGAGGCCGCGGCGCGGCACCATTTCGGCAAGGCGGCCCGCGACCTCTCCGCGCGCGAGGCGGCGCGGCTGGCGGCGATCCTGCCCAGCCCCCGCACCCGTGACCCGGCCGCGCCCACGCCCGCCTCGCGGCGCCGCGCGGTGATGATCGAGGACGGGGCGGCGACCATCCGCGCCGACGGCCGCGCGGCCTGCTTCGAGGATTGA
- a CDS encoding glutathione S-transferase family protein: MIQLHHFALSPFCRKVRLVLAEKRLEVELIDERYWERDPEFLRRNAAGQVPVLRVDGLTLSDSAAICEYLEETVPAAPLLPKAPAERAEARRLAAWFDDKFHREVTSKLVYERVNKKLTRSGYPDGTAIKAGVKAVKFHLDYMGWLLDQRRWLAGDAMTIADFAAAAHLSCLDYSSDVDWERQPAVRDWYSKIKSRPAFRSILADQVPGFRPAPHYADLDF; this comes from the coding sequence ATGATCCAGCTCCATCACTTCGCCCTGTCGCCCTTCTGCCGGAAGGTCCGGCTCGTGCTGGCCGAGAAGCGGCTGGAGGTGGAGCTGATCGACGAGCGCTACTGGGAGCGCGACCCCGAGTTCCTGCGCCGCAACGCCGCCGGGCAGGTGCCCGTGCTGCGCGTCGACGGGCTGACGCTCTCGGACAGCGCCGCGATCTGCGAGTACCTCGAGGAGACGGTCCCCGCCGCGCCGCTGCTGCCCAAGGCGCCCGCCGAGCGCGCCGAGGCGCGGCGGCTGGCGGCGTGGTTCGACGACAAGTTCCACCGCGAGGTGACCTCGAAGCTGGTCTACGAGCGGGTCAACAAGAAGCTGACGCGCTCTGGCTACCCGGACGGCACCGCGATCAAGGCGGGCGTGAAGGCGGTGAAGTTCCACCTCGACTACATGGGCTGGCTGCTCGACCAGCGCCGCTGGCTGGCGGGCGACGCGATGACCATCGCCGACTTCGCCGCCGCCGCGCACCTGAGCTGCCTCGACTACTCGTCGGACGTGGACTGGGAGCGGCAGCCGGCGGTGCGGGACTGGTACTCCAAGATCAAGTCGCGGCCCGCGTTCCGCTCGATCCTGGCCGACCAGGTGCCCGGCTTCCGCCCGGCGCCGCACTATGCCGACCTCGACTTCTGA
- the gltB gene encoding glutamate synthase large subunit, with translation MTHWFTEWERDEAQRRAAMEGRSLYHEESEHASCGVGLVVDIKGRRSRRVVEAGIDALKAIWHRGAVDADGKTGDGAGIHVQIPFRFFGEQVERTGHTLRDELLAVGQVFLPRNDFAAQEVCRTIVETEVLRMGHVIYGWRHVPVNIEVLGEKANATRPEIEQILISNAKGLDEEAFERELYVIRRRIEKAAVAAQVAGLYIASLSCRSVIYKGMMLAEQVAEFFPDLKDERFESAFAIYHQRYSTNTFPQWWLAQPFRMLAHNGEINTLKGNRNWMRSHEIRMASGAFGDLAGDIKPIIPQGASDSAALDSVFEVLVRAGRTAPMAKTMLVPEAWSQQAVELPEAWRDMYAYCNAVMEPWDGPAALAMTDGRWVCGGLDRNGLRPMRYVVSGEGLLIAGSEVGMVPTDEARVIEKGALGPGQMIAVDMAEGRLLHDAELKDALAAAQPFGDWVQKITDLEEVTKGVNETALHEGEVLRARQGAAGYTVEEIEGILAPMAEDGKEAIASMGDDTPAAVLSEKYRPLSHFFRQNFSQVTNPPIDSLREFRVMSLKTRFGNLKNVLDEDGSQAEILVLDSPFVGNAQFEAIMGQMGDAVATVDCTFPRGEPGALRAALDRVRAEAEEAVRSGAGHLVLTDRFQDADKVAMPMILATSAVHSWLTRKGLRTFCSLNVRSAECIDPHYFAVLIGCGATTVNAYLAQDTLADRIGKGLIEGTLTEAVARYRKAIDAGLLKIMSKMGISVISSYRGGLNFEAVGLSRAMVAEFFPGMLSRISGIGVTGVQAKAEQVHATGWHSRSRNVLPIGGFYKARRQGEKHAWEAQTMHMLQAACDRSSYELWKQYARALQANPPIHLRDLLAIKPLGKSVPIEEVESITSIRKRFVTPGMSLGALSPEAHKLLNVAMNRIGAKSDSGEGGEDPAHFVPEPNGDNPSAKIKQVASGRFGVTAEYLNHCEELEIKVAQGAKPGEGGQLPGMKVTQLIARLRHSTPGVTLISPPPHHDIYSIEDLAQLIYDLKQINPRAKVTVKLVASSGVGTIAAGVAKAKADVILISGHNGGTGASPATSIKYAGLPWEMGLTEAHQVLAMNKLRDRVTLRTDGGLRTGRDIVMAAMMGAEEYGIGTAALIAMGCIMVRQCQSNTCPVGVCTQDEALRAKFTGTADKVVNLITFYATEVREILAEIGARSLDEVIGRADLLTQVSRGSAHLDDLDLNPLLITVDGAAGIRYDREKPRNPVMDTLDAQIEKDASRFLADGEKMQLSYAVQNTQRTVGTRISSLIVKKFGMRNALQPDHLTVKLSGSAGQSLGAFAAPGLKLEVSGDANDYVGKGLSGGTIVVRPPQVSPLKAADNVIIGNTVLYGATAGFLFASGRAGERFAVRNSGASVVVEGVGSNGCEYMTGGVAVILGEIGANFGAGMTGGMAYLYDPEGRAAQLVNPETLVVGPVAVAHWERQLRALVERHAAETDSRRARAILADWEAERGHFLQVCPVEMLPHLEAPLSEEAGAIPAE, from the coding sequence ATGACCCACTGGTTCACCGAATGGGAGCGCGACGAGGCGCAGCGCCGGGCCGCGATGGAAGGCCGGAGCCTCTATCACGAGGAATCCGAGCACGCCTCCTGCGGCGTCGGCCTCGTGGTCGACATCAAGGGCCGGCGCTCGCGCCGGGTGGTCGAGGCCGGCATCGACGCGCTGAAGGCGATCTGGCACCGCGGCGCGGTGGACGCCGACGGCAAGACCGGCGACGGCGCGGGCATCCACGTGCAGATCCCCTTCCGGTTCTTCGGCGAGCAGGTGGAGCGCACGGGGCATACCCTGCGCGACGAGCTGCTGGCCGTGGGCCAGGTGTTCCTGCCGCGCAACGACTTCGCCGCGCAGGAGGTGTGCCGCACCATCGTCGAGACGGAAGTCCTGCGCATGGGCCACGTGATCTACGGCTGGCGCCACGTGCCGGTGAACATCGAGGTGCTGGGCGAGAAGGCGAACGCCACCCGGCCCGAGATCGAGCAGATCCTGATCTCGAATGCGAAGGGCCTGGACGAGGAGGCGTTCGAGCGCGAGCTCTACGTGATCCGCCGGCGCATCGAGAAGGCCGCCGTGGCGGCGCAGGTGGCGGGGCTCTACATCGCGTCGCTGTCGTGCCGCTCGGTGATCTACAAGGGCATGATGCTGGCCGAGCAGGTGGCCGAGTTCTTCCCCGACCTGAAGGACGAGCGCTTCGAGAGCGCCTTCGCGATCTACCACCAGCGGTACTCCACCAACACCTTCCCGCAGTGGTGGCTGGCGCAGCCCTTCCGCATGCTGGCCCACAACGGCGAGATCAACACGCTGAAGGGCAACCGCAACTGGATGCGCTCCCACGAGATCCGCATGGCGTCGGGCGCGTTCGGGGACCTGGCGGGCGACATCAAGCCGATCATCCCGCAAGGGGCGTCCGATTCCGCCGCGCTGGACTCGGTGTTCGAGGTCCTGGTGCGCGCCGGGCGCACGGCGCCGATGGCCAAGACGATGCTGGTGCCCGAGGCCTGGTCGCAGCAGGCGGTGGAGCTGCCCGAGGCCTGGCGCGACATGTACGCCTACTGCAACGCGGTGATGGAGCCGTGGGACGGCCCCGCCGCCCTCGCCATGACCGACGGGCGCTGGGTGTGCGGCGGGCTCGACCGCAACGGCCTGCGGCCGATGCGCTACGTGGTGTCGGGCGAGGGACTGCTGATCGCGGGCTCCGAGGTGGGCATGGTGCCGACCGACGAGGCGCGCGTGATCGAGAAGGGCGCGCTGGGGCCGGGCCAGATGATCGCCGTGGACATGGCCGAGGGCCGGCTGCTCCACGACGCCGAGCTGAAGGACGCGCTGGCCGCGGCGCAGCCCTTCGGCGACTGGGTGCAGAAAATCACCGACCTCGAGGAGGTCACCAAGGGCGTGAACGAGACCGCGCTCCACGAGGGCGAGGTCCTGCGCGCCCGCCAGGGGGCCGCGGGCTACACCGTGGAGGAGATCGAGGGCATCCTCGCGCCCATGGCCGAGGACGGCAAGGAGGCCATCGCCTCCATGGGCGACGACACGCCCGCAGCCGTGCTCAGCGAGAAGTACCGGCCCCTCAGCCACTTCTTCCGCCAGAACTTCAGCCAGGTCACGAACCCGCCCATCGACTCCCTCCGGGAGTTCCGGGTGATGAGCCTCAAGACCCGGTTCGGGAACCTCAAGAACGTGCTCGACGAGGACGGCAGCCAGGCCGAGATCCTGGTGCTCGACTCGCCGTTCGTGGGCAACGCCCAGTTCGAGGCCATCATGGGCCAGATGGGCGACGCGGTGGCGACGGTGGACTGCACCTTCCCGCGCGGCGAGCCGGGCGCCCTGCGCGCCGCCCTCGACCGGGTGCGGGCCGAGGCCGAGGAGGCGGTGCGCTCGGGCGCGGGCCACCTCGTGCTGACCGACCGCTTCCAGGACGCGGACAAGGTCGCCATGCCGATGATCCTAGCGACCTCGGCCGTGCACTCGTGGCTGACGCGCAAGGGCCTGCGGACCTTCTGCTCGCTCAACGTGCGCTCCGCGGAGTGCATCGATCCGCACTACTTCGCGGTGCTGATCGGCTGCGGCGCCACCACCGTGAACGCCTACCTCGCGCAGGACACGCTCGCGGACCGCATCGGGAAGGGCCTGATCGAGGGCACGCTCACCGAGGCCGTGGCGCGCTACCGCAAGGCCATCGACGCGGGCCTCCTGAAGATCATGTCGAAGATGGGCATCTCGGTTATCTCGTCCTACCGGGGCGGGCTGAACTTCGAGGCCGTGGGGCTGTCACGCGCCATGGTGGCCGAGTTCTTCCCCGGCATGCTCAGCCGCATCTCGGGCATCGGGGTGACGGGCGTGCAGGCCAAGGCCGAGCAGGTGCACGCCACCGGCTGGCACTCGCGCAGCCGCAACGTGCTGCCCATCGGCGGCTTCTACAAGGCCCGGCGCCAGGGCGAGAAGCACGCCTGGGAGGCGCAGACCATGCACATGCTGCAGGCGGCCTGCGACCGGTCCTCCTACGAGCTGTGGAAGCAGTACGCGCGGGCGCTGCAGGCGAACCCGCCGATCCACCTGCGCGACCTGCTCGCGATCAAGCCGCTGGGCAAGTCGGTGCCGATCGAGGAGGTGGAAAGCATCACCTCGATCCGCAAGCGCTTCGTGACGCCGGGCATGTCGCTGGGGGCGCTGAGCCCCGAGGCGCACAAGCTGCTGAACGTCGCCATGAACCGCATCGGCGCGAAGTCCGATAGCGGGGAAGGCGGCGAGGACCCGGCGCACTTCGTGCCGGAGCCCAACGGCGACAACCCGTCCGCCAAGATCAAGCAGGTGGCCTCGGGCCGCTTCGGCGTGACGGCGGAGTACCTGAACCACTGCGAGGAGCTGGAGATCAAGGTGGCCCAGGGCGCCAAGCCCGGCGAGGGCGGCCAGCTTCCGGGCATGAAGGTCACGCAGCTGATCGCGCGGCTGCGGCACTCCACGCCCGGCGTGACGCTGATCTCGCCGCCGCCGCACCACGACATCTACTCGATCGAGGACCTCGCGCAGCTGATCTACGACCTCAAGCAGATCAACCCGCGCGCCAAGGTCACGGTGAAGCTGGTGGCCTCCTCGGGGGTCGGCACCATCGCCGCCGGGGTCGCCAAGGCCAAGGCCGACGTGATCCTGATCTCGGGCCATAACGGCGGCACCGGGGCGTCGCCGGCGACCTCGATCAAGTACGCGGGGCTGCCGTGGGAGATGGGCCTGACCGAGGCGCATCAGGTGCTGGCGATGAACAAGCTGCGGGATCGCGTGACCTTGCGCACCGACGGCGGGCTTCGCACGGGCCGCGACATCGTGATGGCGGCGATGATGGGCGCCGAGGAGTACGGCATCGGCACCGCGGCCCTGATCGCCATGGGCTGCATCATGGTGCGCCAGTGCCAGTCGAACACCTGCCCCGTGGGCGTCTGCACCCAGGACGAGGCCCTGCGCGCCAAGTTCACCGGGACCGCGGACAAGGTGGTGAACCTCATCACCTTCTACGCGACGGAGGTGCGCGAGATCCTGGCCGAGATCGGCGCGCGGTCCCTCGACGAGGTGATCGGGCGGGCGGACCTGCTGACGCAGGTGAGTCGCGGCTCGGCGCATCTCGACGACCTGGACCTCAACCCGCTGCTCATCACCGTCGATGGCGCGGCCGGCATCCGCTACGACCGCGAGAAGCCGCGCAACCCGGTGATGGACACGCTCGATGCCCAGATCGAGAAGGACGCCAGCCGCTTCCTCGCCGACGGCGAGAAGATGCAGCTGAGCTACGCCGTCCAGAACACCCAGCGGACCGTGGGCACGCGCATCTCGTCGCTGATCGTGAAGAAGTTCGGGATGCGCAACGCGCTGCAGCCCGACCACCTGACGGTGAAGCTGTCGGGCTCGGCGGGCCAGTCGCTCGGCGCCTTCGCGGCGCCGGGGTTGAAGCTGGAGGTCTCCGGGGATGCCAACGACTACGTGGGCAAGGGCCTGTCGGGCGGCACGATCGTGGTGCGCCCGCCGCAGGTGAGCCCGCTGAAGGCGGCCGACAACGTGATCATCGGCAACACGGTGCTCTACGGGGCCACGGCGGGCTTCCTGTTCGCCTCGGGCCGCGCGGGCGAGCGCTTCGCGGTGCGCAACTCGGGCGCGAGCGTGGTGGTCGAGGGCGTAGGCTCGAACGGCTGCGAGTACATGACCGGCGGCGTGGCCGTGATCCTGGGCGAGATCGGCGCCAACTTCGGCGCCGGCATGACCGGGGGCATGGCCTACCTCTACGACCCCGAGGGGCGCGCCGCGCAGCTCGTGAACCCCGAGACGCTGGTGGTCGGCCCCGTGGCCGTGGCGCACTGGGAGCGGCAGCTCCGCGCCCTGGTCGAGCGCCATGCCGCCGAGACCGACTCGCGCCGCGCGCGCGCGATCCTGGCCGACTGGGAGGCGGAGCGCGGGCACTTCCTGCAGGTCTGCCCCGTGGAGATGCTGCCCCACCTTGAGGCGCCGCTGAGCGAGGAGGCGGGGGCGATCCCGGCGGAGTAA
- a CDS encoding undecaprenyl-diphosphate phosphatase, whose product MALWHLLLLAVLQGATEFLPVSSSGHLVLLPLVTGLQDQGLFLDVAVHVGSLGAVVLYFRAEVAAALRGIGELLRGRTDGREARLALGLAIATVPVILAGLILKVTVGTEWMRSVAVIGWTTLLFGLLLGLADLRAPEHRTDRDWTPAAALRFGLWQALALVPGTSRSGIVITGARFEGYDRESAARLSMLMSIPTILASGTLLALDVAEEGGALAWEGAVAALFSFGAALVALALMMRLLRSVSFLPYVLYRVALGSALLVWAYA is encoded by the coding sequence ATGGCCCTGTGGCACCTCCTCCTCCTCGCCGTCCTGCAGGGCGCGACGGAGTTCCTGCCCGTCTCCTCCTCGGGCCACCTCGTGCTCCTGCCGCTCGTCACGGGCCTGCAGGATCAGGGCCTGTTCCTGGATGTGGCCGTCCACGTCGGCTCGCTCGGCGCCGTGGTCCTCTACTTCCGAGCGGAGGTCGCCGCGGCCCTGCGCGGCATCGGCGAACTCCTGCGCGGACGCACCGACGGCCGCGAGGCGCGCCTCGCCCTGGGGCTCGCGATCGCCACCGTGCCGGTGATCCTCGCGGGCCTGATCCTCAAGGTCACCGTGGGCACCGAGTGGATGCGCTCCGTCGCCGTGATCGGCTGGACCACGCTCCTCTTCGGCCTCCTGCTCGGGCTGGCCGACCTGCGCGCGCCCGAGCACCGGACGGACCGCGACTGGACCCCCGCGGCCGCCCTGCGCTTCGGCCTGTGGCAGGCACTGGCCCTCGTCCCGGGCACCTCGCGCTCGGGCATCGTGATCACCGGCGCCCGCTTCGAGGGCTACGACCGGGAATCGGCGGCCCGCCTGTCGATGCTAATGTCGATCCCCACGATCCTCGCCTCGGGCACGCTCCTCGCCCTCGACGTGGCCGAGGAGGGCGGGGCGCTCGCGTGGGAGGGCGCGGTCGCCGCCCTGTTCTCGTTCGGCGCCGCCCTCGTGGCGCTGGCGCTGATGATGCGGCTCCTGCGCTCGGTCAGCTTCCTTCCTTACGTCCTCTACCGCGTCGCGCTCGGCTCGGCCCTGCTCGTCTGGGCCTACGCCTAG
- a CDS encoding GFA family protein, with product MSGAVHHGRCLCGAVRLEVRAALGGISACHCRNCARWGGGLQMGIEVPEAAVLAEGPIRTHDTAIAERAWCDSCGSSLWLRSTEGPGVGTVELVPGLFEALGGARLERVVYADRAAGVALAGDVPRIGAAEYERSNPHLEDEA from the coding sequence ATGAGCGGCGCGGTGCATCACGGGCGCTGCCTGTGCGGCGCGGTGCGGCTGGAGGTGCGGGCCGCGTTGGGCGGCATCTCGGCCTGCCACTGCCGCAACTGCGCACGCTGGGGCGGCGGGCTGCAGATGGGCATCGAGGTGCCCGAGGCGGCGGTGCTGGCCGAGGGACCGATCCGGACCCACGACACCGCCATCGCCGAGCGGGCCTGGTGCGACAGCTGCGGCTCCTCGCTGTGGCTGCGGTCGACCGAAGGCCCCGGCGTGGGCACGGTGGAGCTGGTGCCCGGCCTGTTCGAGGCGCTGGGCGGCGCGCGGCTGGAGCGGGTGGTCTACGCGGACCGTGCCGCCGGGGTCGCGCTGGCGGGCGACGTGCCGCGGATCGGCGCGGCGGAATACGAGCGATCGAACCCCCATCTGGAGGACGAGGCATGA
- a CDS encoding GFA family protein, whose product MSVDIEPFRRSGRMEGRCDCGAVRVRIDGAHVAAVGACHCGICQRWSGALYASFDAEADAVTVEGEVATYASTDWAERSFCPRCGSHLWYRSTVREAPAYELMPGLFPAAAAFPLISEIYCDKAPAYAALRGEHARASEADYEAKRAARGDDR is encoded by the coding sequence ATGAGCGTGGACATCGAACCCTTTCGCCGGTCCGGGCGGATGGAGGGGCGCTGCGACTGCGGCGCGGTGCGGGTGCGGATCGACGGCGCCCATGTGGCCGCCGTGGGCGCCTGCCACTGCGGCATCTGCCAGCGCTGGTCGGGGGCGCTCTATGCCTCGTTCGACGCGGAGGCGGACGCGGTGACGGTGGAGGGCGAGGTCGCCACCTACGCGTCCACCGACTGGGCCGAGCGCAGCTTCTGCCCGCGCTGCGGCAGCCACCTGTGGTACCGCTCCACGGTGCGCGAGGCGCCGGCCTACGAGTTGATGCCGGGGCTGTTCCCGGCGGCGGCGGCGTTCCCGCTGATTTCCGAGATCTACTGCGACAAGGCCCCGGCCTACGCCGCGCTGCGGGGCGAGCACGCCCGCGCCAGCGAGGCGGACTACGAGGCGAAGCGCGCCGCACGAGGAGACGACCGATGA